In the genome of Chrysemys picta bellii isolate R12L10 chromosome 19, ASM1138683v2, whole genome shotgun sequence, one region contains:
- the LOC135976644 gene encoding protein FAM170B-like, whose product MAHSQGLPADAPETNPGAAQEGSESQRSGESPPRQGVSAGSPVPGETAEETVSASAGPRDPSQKTSTATSVTSHSSARGVQPAASNRLCAQPPGDPPGAGMKRKRSARVREAKGEGEEKTLFYMQVRVVNGVSVAWETGAGFEAIRKRPRIFKANYIGGESFAGSDRSSSHTRSDLGDVDPELGDVDPEAESDAGGPAEEAPQQSMGAPPEWLLTPEQGLRCLACCRVFPSLEALTQHVKQGLREGFSCRVYYRVLGQLRAGEPPQKRRRRGGRECSKCGGEIRRPRKAAR is encoded by the exons ATGGCGCACAGCCAGGGGCTTCCTGCTGACGCCCCAGAGACGAAtcctggagctgcccaggaggggtcag AGTCACAGAGATCAGGGGAGTCGCCCCCTCGTCAGGGGGTCTCTGCTGGGAGCCCCGTTCCTGGGGAAACGGCGGAGGAGACGGTCTCTGCCTCTGCAGGCCCCAGGGACCCAAGCCAGAAGACCTCCACGGCCACATCCGTCACCAGCCACTCCTCCGCCCGCGGTGTGCAGCCTGCGGCCTCCAACCGCCTATGTGCGCAGCCCCCAGGGGATCCACCCGGCGCCGGCATGAAGAGAAAGCGCTCGGCACGTGTCAGAGAGgccaagggggagggagaagaaaagacccTTTTTTACATGCAGGTCAGGGTCGTGAACGGCGTCTCGGTGGCCTGGGAGACTGGGGCCGGCTTTGAAGCCATTAGGAAGCGCCCCCGCATTTTTAAGGCCAATTACATCGGAGGAGAAAGTTTTGCTGGCTCGGACCGGAGCAGCTCCCACACCAGGTCCGACCTgggggacgtggaccccgagctgggggacgtggaccccgagGCAGAGAGCGACGCTGGGGGACCAGCAGAGGAGGCTCCGCAGCAGTCGATGGGAGCGCCCCCTGAGTGGCTCCTCACCCCCGAGCAGggcctgcgctgcctggcctgctgccgagtcttccccagcctggaggccctgACCCAGCATGTCAAGCAGGGGCTGCGTGAAGGCTTCAGCTGCCGCGTCTACTACCGggtgctggggcagctcagggCGGGAGAGCCGCCCCAGAAGAGACGGCGACgtgggggccgggagtgcagcaagtgtgggggagagatacGGCGCCCACGCAAGGCTGCCAGATAG